The following proteins are co-located in the Bacillus oleivorans genome:
- the dpaA gene encoding dipicolinic acid synthetase subunit A codes for MLTGMHVAVIGGDARQLEIIKMLIEQDAKITLIGFEQLDHAFTGAAKEKVTDADFSDMDAIILPVAGTNNEGQVDTIFSNEKVVLTEELLKQTPEHCTIYSGISNPYLDKMTAGAKRNLVKLFSRDDVAIYNSIPTVEGTIMMAIQHTDFTIHGSNVIILGLGRVGMSVARAFASLGAKVKVGARKSEHIARITEMGLTPFHLDDFDSVVKDVDICINTIPALIVKASIISKMPSHTLIIDIASKPGGTDFRYAEKRGIKALLAPSLPGIVAPKTAGQILAGVLSQLLEQDLKNRKG; via the coding sequence ATGCTAACAGGAATGCACGTAGCTGTCATAGGCGGCGATGCCAGACAGCTTGAAATCATTAAGATGCTGATTGAGCAGGATGCGAAAATTACACTGATTGGTTTTGAACAATTAGATCATGCGTTTACTGGTGCTGCAAAAGAAAAAGTTACAGATGCCGATTTTAGTGATATGGATGCAATTATACTGCCTGTAGCAGGGACCAATAATGAAGGCCAGGTAGATACGATTTTTTCAAATGAAAAGGTAGTACTTACAGAGGAATTATTAAAACAAACACCTGAACATTGCACGATTTATTCTGGGATTAGTAATCCGTATTTAGACAAAATGACTGCAGGTGCAAAACGAAATCTGGTTAAATTGTTTTCGCGGGATGATGTGGCGATTTATAATTCGATTCCAACTGTAGAAGGAACGATTATGATGGCGATCCAGCACACTGATTTTACCATCCATGGATCCAATGTCATTATATTGGGTCTAGGGAGGGTTGGGATGAGTGTTGCGAGAGCATTTGCAAGCTTAGGCGCCAAAGTAAAAGTAGGAGCGCGCAAGTCAGAACATATTGCCCGAATTACTGAGATGGGTCTGACACCTTTTCACTTAGATGATTTCGATTCAGTCGTTAAAGATGTAGATATTTGTATCAATACCATTCCAGCATTAATTGTTAAAGCATCGATTATATCCAAGATGCCTTCACACACACTGATTATCGATATTGCTTCAAAGCCAGGCGGAACTGACTTCAGATACGCAGAAAAACGCGGGATTAAAGCTCTTTTAGCACCAAGCTTACCAGGAATTGTCGCCCCAAAGACAGCGGGTCAAATATTAGCTGGAGTCCTTTCTCAGCTTTTAGAACAGGATTTAAAAAATAGAAAGGGGTAA
- the dpaB gene encoding dipicolinate synthase subunit B, whose product MSLKGKRIGFGITGSHCTYEEVFPEIEGLVNEGAEVVPVVSFTVKSTNTRFGEGAEWIRKIEEVTGREVIDSIVKAEPLGPKEPLDCMVIAPLTGNSMSKFANALTDSPPLMAAKATLRNYRPVVLGISTNDALGLNGVNLMRLMAAKDIYFIPFGQDDPFKKPKSMVADMTLLKDTVLAALEGKQFQPVLRERYKNPRL is encoded by the coding sequence ATGAGTTTAAAAGGGAAAAGAATTGGATTCGGAATTACAGGATCACATTGTACGTATGAAGAAGTTTTTCCTGAAATAGAAGGATTGGTGAATGAGGGAGCTGAAGTGGTTCCGGTTGTGTCCTTTACGGTTAAAAGCACCAATACACGATTCGGCGAAGGTGCCGAGTGGATTCGGAAGATTGAAGAGGTAACAGGCAGAGAAGTGATTGATTCGATTGTTAAGGCTGAGCCGCTTGGTCCGAAAGAACCGCTCGATTGTATGGTGATTGCCCCGTTAACAGGAAACTCAATGAGTAAATTCGCCAATGCTTTGACCGATTCCCCGCCGCTAATGGCTGCGAAAGCGACTCTGCGTAACTACCGGCCTGTTGTATTAGGAATTTCTACAAATGATGCATTGGGATTAAATGGTGTGAATCTGATGAGACTGATGGCAGCGAAGGATATTTATTTTATTCCATTCGGCCAAGATGATCCATTTAAAAAGCCAAAGTCAATGGTGGCAGATATGACATTATTAAAAGACACCGTCTTAGCTGCGCTGGAAGGTAAACAATTTCAGCCTGTTTTAAGAGAAAGATATAAAAATCCGAGATTATAA
- the asd gene encoding aspartate-semialdehyde dehydrogenase → MERNTGYHVAVVGATGAVGEQMLKTLDALEFPISQLTLLSSARSAGKKISFKDEEYTVQEAKPESFEGVDIALFSAGGSVSKLLAPEAVKRGAVVVDNTSAFRMDPNVPLVVPEVNENDLHDHNGIIANPNCSTIQMVVALEPIRQAFGLKKVVVSTYQAVSGAGHLAIDELKSQAEAMLKGETVEPKFLPVKADKKHYPIAFNAIPQIDVFQENGFTYEEMKMINETKKIMHMPELKVAATCVRLPVVAGHSESVYIEVEKEGVSTDEVRTLLSQADGVTLEDNPEEQIYPMPLLAEGKPDVFVGRIRKDLDEDRGFHLWVVSDNLLKGAAWNSVQIAWSLVKQDLLTRKN, encoded by the coding sequence ATGGAGAGAAATACTGGATACCATGTTGCAGTAGTAGGTGCAACTGGTGCAGTTGGGGAACAAATGCTAAAGACTTTAGATGCTCTAGAATTTCCTATCAGTCAATTAACCTTACTTTCTTCTGCCCGCTCTGCCGGCAAGAAGATTAGTTTTAAGGATGAAGAATATACAGTTCAAGAAGCAAAACCAGAAAGCTTTGAAGGTGTAGATATTGCCTTGTTTAGTGCAGGCGGCAGTGTCTCAAAACTATTAGCGCCTGAAGCAGTGAAGCGCGGGGCTGTAGTGGTTGATAACACGAGTGCATTCAGAATGGATCCGAATGTGCCGCTTGTAGTTCCTGAAGTAAATGAAAATGACTTACATGATCACAATGGGATTATTGCCAATCCTAACTGTTCTACGATTCAAATGGTGGTTGCGCTTGAACCAATCCGTCAAGCTTTTGGCCTGAAAAAAGTAGTCGTATCCACGTACCAGGCGGTCTCTGGTGCCGGTCACCTGGCAATCGACGAATTGAAGAGTCAGGCTGAAGCGATGTTAAAAGGAGAAACGGTTGAACCAAAATTTCTCCCGGTAAAAGCGGATAAAAAACATTATCCGATCGCTTTCAATGCGATTCCGCAAATTGATGTGTTCCAGGAAAATGGCTTTACTTATGAAGAAATGAAAATGATTAATGAAACGAAAAAAATTATGCATATGCCAGAATTAAAGGTAGCCGCTACATGTGTAAGGCTGCCAGTTGTTGCTGGACACTCAGAATCTGTTTATATCGAAGTGGAAAAAGAGGGAGTCTCAACAGACGAAGTAAGAACATTGCTCAGTCAAGCAGATGGTGTGACATTAGAGGATAATCCTGAAGAACAAATCTACCCTATGCCTTTGTTAGCCGAAGGAAAACCGGATGTGTTTGTCGGAAGAATTAGAAAAGATTTGGATGAAGACCGTGGTTTCCATTTATGGGTTGTCTCAGATAACCTTCTTAAAGGAGCGGCTTGGAATTCAGTTCAAATTGCCTGGTCTCTAGTGAAACAGGATTTATTAACAAGAAAGAACTGA